DNA from Polyangia bacterium:
CCACCAGAGCCAATGCCAACCAGCCTAGGAAATTTTTTACCATGGGGCCCTCTTTCCTTCGTCGCGACGAAGAGACATCGCCGGTCGCATCAGAAAAACGTCACGCAGTTGCCGTCGACAAAGATCGGGTGATAAGTCACATCGGTCTTTGCGGCATGGTCACCGACTGTCCAGTTCAGGGCCGGATCGCTGCCCGACCGGGTATAGGTCATGGTTCCAGTCTGCTGGGCGTTGCAGACCACCGGACCGGTGATTCCGCTACCGCGCCCGCTGTCCCAGATTCCGCCCTGAGTCGATGCGTTGTCGCAGGAATACCCGCCGTGGATCTCGACCGTGATCGGGTTGCAGCCTTTGTGCGTGGCCACCATGGTCACGTCGGCGCCTTTTGGTGTGAAAGACAGGGTGATGTTCAAGGCCGGGAACATCTTCACCGCGGCCATTCCCCCGGCGGTGGATCCGTCGGTCGTGGCGCCGGTATCGCTGGGCGCCGACGCATCCATCGGCACCACCGCCGGCGCGGCGTCGGCAAATAGTTCGCCGTTATCGAAACCGTTGCCCGAAGTCGGCGCGCCGCCCGTGCCGTCATCGCCGCCGGTCGCCATGTCGCCGCCAGAACCAGAAGATCCGGTGATCGGATTGCCACCCGTCCCGGTCGAAACCGAAGCGCCGCCCGCGCCGCCGTCGTTGCCGCCGCTACTGGACTGTGAATTTCCGGAGCAGCCGGCGCCCAGGGTCGCCAGGGCAATCGCCGCCAGAACTGCCGGGACTTGCCGAGTCATTGACACCTCACTCTTCAAGACGCCGCACGACGCGGTGCCAGGCAGGGAGTTTTCGAACCAACAGTAACCTGGTAAATCGGTCCAGCCAATATCCACTCGCTTTTCGCGACCGCCCGATTTATACAAGATCTGTTATCGGTAACATTGGGATCTGTCAAGATGCCGCGCGATGGAATTGACGGTCTTGGGGAGATCGGGATAGTTGGCGTCATTGGTTGGAAGGACTCTGCCGTTCATGAACGCCACCGTCCGTGACGTGGCCAAACACGCCGGCGTCTCCGCGATGACCGTTTCCCGGGTGATCAACGGCGCCGTCGGAGTGCGCCCGGAGACCCGCCGCCGGGTCGAACGAGCGGTCAGCGAGCTGGACTTTGTCCCCAACGGCGTGGCCCGCGGCTTGACGTCAAAGCGCACCGGCGCGCTGGGACTGATCGTCCCCGATATCGTCAACCCATTCTTCGCCATCGTCGTGCGCGGCGCCGAGACCGTCGCCCGCCGCGCCGGCTATCGCCTGCTTCTGTGCAACAGCGAAGGCGATCTGGGCCTAGAACGGCAATATGTCGAGGATCTGATCTCGCACCGCGCGGAGGGCCTGATCATCGCGCCGGTGGGCGATCGCTCGAAGGCCAACCTGTTGCCGGTGGTGCGGCGAAAATTTCCTTTCGTGCTGGTCGATCGCTCGGTGGCCGGCCTGCCCTGCGACGTCGTGCAAGCGGATAGCGTCTCGGGCGCCCGCACGATGATTGCCCATCTGATCGCCATCGGCCACCGTCGCATCGGCGTCATCGTCGAGCCCGACAACGTCTCGACAGCCCGCGAACGTTTGCAAGGCTATGCCGACGCGATGACGGCAGCAGGACTGAAAATGACTCCCGAGCTGGTCATTCGCACCGCCGCCGATCGCGCCGGCGGTTACGGAGCCATGCAACAGTTCCTGGGGTTCGATTCCCGCCCCACCGCGGTGTTCGCCGTGAACAACATGACCGCCCTTGGCGCCATGCAGGCGGTCCGCGAGCGCGGGCTGGCGGTACCCAAGGACATCGCCCTCGTCTGCTTCGACGATGTGGAACATCTCGCCGTGCTGTCGCCGTTCCTGACCGTCATCAATCAACCCACGGAAATGTTCGGCACCTTGGCGGCTGAGATCCTGCTCCATCGCATCACCGGCGACCCTGTTGGTCCGCGTCGCCACGTGGTCCTGCAGTCCGAGTTGATTGTGCGCGAATCGTGCGGCGCCAAGGCAGGCATTCCGCCCGCCAAGGACACAGACCCAACGTAAAACCCCAGACCCAAGGTCCCATGACAAAAGCATTCGCTTCCGATCGATACGACAAGATGCAATACCGACGTTGCGGCCGCAGCGGCCTTCATTTGCCCGCGGTCTCGCTGGGCGCGTGGGAAACCTATGGCGGCACGCACGACGGTGACGTCGCGCAGGCCTGCATGTTCCGCGCGTTCGATCTCGGCATCACCCACTTTGACCTGGCCAACAACTACGGCACGCCGCCTGGCAACGCCGAGGTGGTGTGCGGCCGAATCTTGAAAGACATGCCACGCGACGAGCTGATCATCTCCAGCAAGGCTGGCTATCGCATGTGGCCGGGCCCATACGGCGAGTGGGGCTCGCGCAAGTACCTCATCGCCAGCTGTGATCAGTCGCTCAAGCGCACCGGTCTCGAATACTTCGACATTTTCTACTCGCACCGTCCCGATCCGAACACCCCGTTCGAGGAAACCTTGGGCGCGCTGGACACGCTGGTCAAGCAAGGCAAGGCACTTTACGTCGGCGTGTCCAGTTACAGCGGTGTGCAGCTGGAAGCCGCGCAGGAGATCACCCGGCGCGAGAGCTTCGCCCCCATCACCATTCACCAGCCGTACTACAACATGCTGGGGCGAACCATCGAGGCCGATCTGCTGCCCCACACCGACCGCGCCAGCATCGGGGTGATCGCGTTCTGTCCGCTGGCGTCGGGATTGCTGTCGGGTACGAAATACCAGGACGGCGTGGTCCCGCCGGACACGCGCCCGGCGCGCGAGTGGGCGTCGTCGTGGGTCGCCTCGAAGTCGAAAGACGAAAAGAAACGGATCCTGAGTGGCCTCAACGCTTTGGCCCACGATCGCGGCCAGACGCTGGCGCAAATGGCGGTGGCCTGGGTGCTGCGGCACAAGGGCATGGTGTCGGCGGTGATGGGCGCATCGCGCGTCGAGCAGGTGGAACAGAACGTCGCCTCGCTGGCCAAGCTTGATTTCAGCCACGACGAGCTGGCGCGCATCGACGCGCTGACCGCCTAGGATTTTCCGCGTCGGCGCGCGAAAAGCTTTTCGCTTGCTCGCGCGTCGACACCGATGTTAACGGTATCATCGCCTCGCCCCCCTGACATTTCGCCCGTGTTTTGCCTAGGCGCGTTCAATCCTTCGGCGCCGATGCCAGTCAGAGTGGGCTTGGTCGTCAATTCCCAGAAGATTCGAACGGCCACGCGAAAGGACCATCATGAGATCGCATCAGACTGACCGGCAGTCTCGCAAGACGCTCTTGGCTTCGTTGGCCGCCACGGTGATCGCCGCAAGCGCCTTCACTGGTGTTTTTGCGCCGGCGCCGGCGCACGCCGCTTGCACGCCGGGAAAGACCGGACGGATCGCCTTCCTGCTCAAGCAGCAGACCGCTTTCCGTTACCTGCACGCCGACGTGCCGTTCTTCCAGAAGACTGTCGAGGCGGCCGGGTACAAGGTTGTCTTTCAATCGGCGGAGAACGATCCCAACACCCAGGTTTCGCAGGCCGAGAACGTCATCACCCGCGGCGTGGACGCCATCGTCATTCAGCCGGTCGACTTCAACGTCGCCGGGACCATCGTCAAGATGGCCACCAAGGCGAACATTCCGGTGGCGTCGTACGACGACGTGATCCTGAACGTCAAGCACGCCGCCTTCATCGGCCGCGATCCGAAAGAAGGTGGCATCGCCGCCGCCAAGGCCGTGGTCCAGGCCGTGCCCAAGGGCAATTACGCCCTGATCGGCGGCGACCCGGGCCAGACCGGATCGACCAAGATGCAGGAGGGCTATCGCGAGGTGCTGGCCCCGCTGGTGAAGAAGGGAGACGTCAAGATCGTCCTCGATCAATTCACGCCGAAATGGAAGACCGAGCCGGCCCAGGCGCACGCCGAAAACGCCTTGACCAAGAACGGCAACAAGGTGAATGCCTTCCTGGTTTCGTACGACGGCATGTCGCTCGGCGTCCTGCAGGCGGTGCACGGCGCCGGCCTGAAGGCGGGATCGATCGCCATCACCGGCCAGGACATGGAGCTGTCGGCGGCGCAGGCCATCGTTGAAGGCAAGATGTTCGGCACCCTATGGCCGGCGCCCGACGAGATGGCCGTTCGCGCCGGCAAAGTGGCCGTGGCGATGGCCAAGTGTGAAGAGATCAAAGCCGACGACGTGGTGAACAACGGCGCCGGCAAGATCCCGTGGGCCAAGACGCCGATCTATCTGGTGACGGCCAAAGACATGCCCAAGTTCGTTTGCGAGCACCAATTCTGGTTGAAACCGGACGACGTCTACAAGAACGTCCCGGCCAAAAAGCCGACCTGCAAGTGACCGCGACGCCCCTGCTGAAAGCCCGGGGGATCGTCAAACGGTTCCCTGGCGTGGTCGCCGTCGACCATCTGGATTTGACTGTCAACGAAGGCGAAGTGATGGCCTTGCTGGGCGCCAACGGCGCCGGCAAATCGACGGTCATCCAAATCCTGGCCGGCGTGCACCCCTACGGCAGCTACGAAGGCGACATCTCGATGCAAGACCGCGCCTTCCGGGCGTCCAGCGTCTCGCAAGCGCAGGCGCTGGGCGTGGCCCTGGTGCCGCAAGAGGTGAACGTCGTTCCGGAGCTGACCGTCGCCGAGAACATGTTCTTGAACAGCGAGCCCACCCGTTACGGTTTCATCGATCAAGCGGCGCGCCAAGCCGAGGCGCGCCGCACCCTGGACGAGTTCGACGTGGACGTCGATCCGCAGGCCACCATGGGCACGCTGGATCTGGCCACGCAGCAACTGGTGCACATCGCTCGCGCGCTGTCGAAGAAGGCGCGCTTGTTGATTCTCGACGAGCCCACGGCCGCGTTGACCGACAACGAAGCGCAGCGGTTGTTCGAGCGCATGCGGGCGCTGCGGGCGCGCGGCGTGGCCTGCATCTTCGTCTCGCACCGGCTGGCCGAGGTCTTCGCCATCGCCGATCGCATCGTGGTCATGCGCGACGGCAAAGCGGCCGGCGAATACCCGGCCCGCGCCGACGCCAAGGATCAGGTGGTGCGCGCGATGCTGGGCGGATCCATCGCGGCCGAGCACGTCCGCCCCGACCACCTGGCCGGCGCCGATATCGCTCTGGGGGTCCGTGACCTGGTGGTGCGCGATCCCGACGAACGACGACGCCCGCCGGTCACCGGCGTGTCGCTGAGCGTGGCCAAGGGTGAAATCCTGGGCTTGTTTGGCTTACTGGGCGCCGGCTGCGGCGAGATCGCGCAGGCCATCTTCGGGGCCTGGCCGGGCGCGGTCGAGGGACGCGTCTCCGTCGACGGGTGCGAGGTCTCGATCAGCAACCCGGCCGAGGCCATCGCCTTTGGCATTGGCCTGGTGGCGCAGGATCGCCGCGAGAGCCTGGTGCACGAACACACCATCGCCGAGAACATCGTGCTGGCCTGTCTCGGCTCGGTCACGCGGCGCGGGTTTCTGGACGTGCCGAAGATGCGCCGCCTGGCCACCGACTTCATGAAACGGCTGGCCATCCGCGCGCCCGGCATCGACACGCCGGTGGGCACGCTGAGCGGCGGCAACCAGCAGAAGGTGCAGGTGGCGCGCTGGCTGGCCACCGGCGCCCGCATCCTGTTGCTGGTTGATCCCACGCGCGGCATCGACGTCGGCGCCCGCCACGAGATCAACCAGCTATGGCGAACATTGTCTGACGAGGGGTGCGCCTTGCTCTTGATCTCATCGGAAGCGGAAGAGTTGGTCGACGTCTGTCACCGCGTGACGGTGCTGCGCAACGGCGCCGCCGTCGGCGATCTGGCCGGTGCCGACATCACTGAAGAGCGCTTGCTGCGCCTGGCGGCGGGGGTCTGAACGTGCTGGGACGACTGGGCCGTCTGTTTAATCGCGACGCTTTCCGTGATTCCACACTGCTGCTGGTGGTGGCGGGGATCTGGATCTTCTTTCAGTTCACCACCGAGGGAACTTTCCTCACCCAGCGCAACCTGGTGCTGCTGGCCTTGCAGACATCGATCGTCAGCCTGGCGGCCATCAGCGCGGTGATGTTGATCGTGACCCGCAATTTCGATCTGTCGGTGGGCTCGGCGGTGGCGCTGGTGGGCGTGGTGGTGGCGGTCTTGACCGTCAACCACGACATGAACCCATTGCTGGCACTGCCGATCGCGCTCCTGGCCGGCGTGGCCATGGGCGCCTGGCAAGGGCTGTGGGTCACGCGCATGGGCGTGTCGTCGTTCATCGTCACGCTGGCCGGCATGTTGTACTTCAGGGGCGCGTCGATGATCGCCACCAATGGCGCGACCATCGCCCCGCTGCCGGATGCTCTGGCCGATCTGGCCACCGGCTTTCTGGCGCCCGGCCCGTCCATTGCGTTGATCGTCGTCGGGATCGGCGCGCTGGCGGGATTTCAACTGCTGGGCGCGCGGCGGGCACAGCAGCTGGGGTTGATGGACGCCGTCGGCGCGCACCTGGTTCGCCGGCTGGCGCCGTTCGTCGTCGGTGGGCTGGCGTTTGGTTGGGTGGCCACCCGGCAGGGCATTCCGTATCTGGTGCTGCTGGTGGCGGCGGCGGCGGTGGGCGCCGAGGTGGTGATGCGACGGACGCGCTTCGGCTTGCAGCTTTACGCCATCGGCGGCAACCCGGAGGCGGCGCGGCTGTCAGGCATCCGCGTCAACCGGGTCATCTTTGCCAATTTCTTGATCGCCGGGCTCGCCTACGGCGTCACGGGCGTGGCCCTGACCGCACGCGTGGGCGGTGCCGTCGCGGGCAGCGCGGGTTTGTTCCTGGAGCTGGACGCCATCTCGGCGGCGATCATCGGCGGCACGTCGCTGACCGGCGGCCGCGGACGCGTCTTCGGCGCGTTGGTCGGCGCGTTGTTGATGGGCAGCCTGAACAACGGCATGAGCCTGATGAACGTCCCGACCTTCTATCAAGAGACGGCGCGCGGTGTGGTGCTGCTTTTTGCCGTCGCGGCCGATCAATATCGCCGTACGCGCAAATCGACGGGCCGAAAGACGACCTGAACCGCTGCCAGGCCTTCGGCATCGACGGCAGTGACAACGGTAGCCGCACCGGACCTGGGTTTACGATCCGATGGGCAACTGTCTTACAGCGGTCGGCGCCGACGTGGGTCGATTCGACCGACCTGACGCTGACCCGCAAATAGAAAATGGGCGGAGCCACTGTGGCCCCGCCCACTTTCAAAATGGCGGCACGCTGGCGCCTCGCTAGCCGTTGCCGCCGATGTTGCGCGACTGGCCGATGCTGCGAAAGACCATCGGCGGCTGATTGGACTGTGCCGGCGGCTGAGGACGTTGCTCCCCTTCGCCGGTGTCCAGTACGGCCGAATCGCTGGGGTCGACCACCGGATCGGGCGTTTGCACGGGACCGACGTTCTGGGCGAACTCGCGCTCGACTCGGCGCAGATGGCGCTGCATGGCCCGTCGCGCGCTCGCCGCTGAATGCTCGCGCAGAGCGCCCACGATCTCGCGGTGGTCGGTGATCACGGCCGTGCGCAGGGCCGGGGTCTGAAAATGGCGTTCCAACTTGCGCCACATCTGGCCCCGCCGCATGTCCCAGTACATGCGCACGGTCTGCACCAGGGCACCGTTGTGCGTGGCCTCGGCGATGCCGACGTGGAACTTGCGGTCGAGTTCGTCGTAGTCCTGCGAACCGGGTGCGCTTCGCTCCATGGCGTCGACGGTCTTCTCCAGCTCGTTCAGCGACGCGTCTTCGATGCACTCGGCGGCTTCGGCGGCCACTTCGGATTCGACCACCCGTCGCGCCTTCAGCAGTTCGAACGGCCCCGGCCC
Protein-coding regions in this window:
- a CDS encoding FadR/GntR family transcriptional regulator; this translates as MMQFQPLGTRRLYRQIAEQIRDLLASGQYPLGSRLPPERDMAAQLKVSRTSVREAIIALELAGLVEVRIGSGIYVSRVPSAGQSLFEAGDVGPGPFELLKARRVVESEVAAEAAECIEDASLNELEKTVDAMERSAPGSQDYDELDRKFHVGIAEATHNGALVQTVRMYWDMRRGQMWRKLERHFQTPALRTAVITDHREIVGALREHSAASARRAMQRHLRRVEREFAQNVGPVQTPDPVVDPSDSAVLDTGEGEQRPQPPAQSNQPPMVFRSIGQSRNIGGNG
- a CDS encoding sugar ABC transporter ATP-binding protein, which codes for MTATPLLKARGIVKRFPGVVAVDHLDLTVNEGEVMALLGANGAGKSTVIQILAGVHPYGSYEGDISMQDRAFRASSVSQAQALGVALVPQEVNVVPELTVAENMFLNSEPTRYGFIDQAARQAEARRTLDEFDVDVDPQATMGTLDLATQQLVHIARALSKKARLLILDEPTAALTDNEAQRLFERMRALRARGVACIFVSHRLAEVFAIADRIVVMRDGKAAGEYPARADAKDQVVRAMLGGSIAAEHVRPDHLAGADIALGVRDLVVRDPDERRRPPVTGVSLSVAKGEILGLFGLLGAGCGEIAQAIFGAWPGAVEGRVSVDGCEVSISNPAEAIAFGIGLVAQDRRESLVHEHTIAENIVLACLGSVTRRGFLDVPKMRRLATDFMKRLAIRAPGIDTPVGTLSGGNQQKVQVARWLATGARILLLVDPTRGIDVGARHEINQLWRTLSDEGCALLLISSEAEELVDVCHRVTVLRNGAAVGDLAGADITEERLLRLAAGV
- a CDS encoding substrate-binding domain-containing protein — its product is MRSHQTDRQSRKTLLASLAATVIAASAFTGVFAPAPAHAACTPGKTGRIAFLLKQQTAFRYLHADVPFFQKTVEAAGYKVVFQSAENDPNTQVSQAENVITRGVDAIVIQPVDFNVAGTIVKMATKANIPVASYDDVILNVKHAAFIGRDPKEGGIAAAKAVVQAVPKGNYALIGGDPGQTGSTKMQEGYREVLAPLVKKGDVKIVLDQFTPKWKTEPAQAHAENALTKNGNKVNAFLVSYDGMSLGVLQAVHGAGLKAGSIAITGQDMELSAAQAIVEGKMFGTLWPAPDEMAVRAGKVAVAMAKCEEIKADDVVNNGAGKIPWAKTPIYLVTAKDMPKFVCEHQFWLKPDDVYKNVPAKKPTCK
- a CDS encoding sugar ABC transporter permease yields the protein MLGRLGRLFNRDAFRDSTLLLVVAGIWIFFQFTTEGTFLTQRNLVLLALQTSIVSLAAISAVMLIVTRNFDLSVGSAVALVGVVVAVLTVNHDMNPLLALPIALLAGVAMGAWQGLWVTRMGVSSFIVTLAGMLYFRGASMIATNGATIAPLPDALADLATGFLAPGPSIALIVVGIGALAGFQLLGARRAQQLGLMDAVGAHLVRRLAPFVVGGLAFGWVATRQGIPYLVLLVAAAAVGAEVVMRRTRFGLQLYAIGGNPEAARLSGIRVNRVIFANFLIAGLAYGVTGVALTARVGGAVAGSAGLFLELDAISAAIIGGTSLTGGRGRVFGALVGALLMGSLNNGMSLMNVPTFYQETARGVVLLFAVAADQYRRTRKSTGRKTT
- a CDS encoding LacI family DNA-binding transcriptional regulator, yielding MNATVRDVAKHAGVSAMTVSRVINGAVGVRPETRRRVERAVSELDFVPNGVARGLTSKRTGALGLIVPDIVNPFFAIVVRGAETVARRAGYRLLLCNSEGDLGLERQYVEDLISHRAEGLIIAPVGDRSKANLLPVVRRKFPFVLVDRSVAGLPCDVVQADSVSGARTMIAHLIAIGHRRIGVIVEPDNVSTARERLQGYADAMTAAGLKMTPELVIRTAADRAGGYGAMQQFLGFDSRPTAVFAVNNMTALGAMQAVRERGLAVPKDIALVCFDDVEHLAVLSPFLTVINQPTEMFGTLAAEILLHRITGDPVGPRRHVVLQSELIVRESCGAKAGIPPAKDTDPT
- a CDS encoding aldo/keto reductase — its product is MTKAFASDRYDKMQYRRCGRSGLHLPAVSLGAWETYGGTHDGDVAQACMFRAFDLGITHFDLANNYGTPPGNAEVVCGRILKDMPRDELIISSKAGYRMWPGPYGEWGSRKYLIASCDQSLKRTGLEYFDIFYSHRPDPNTPFEETLGALDTLVKQGKALYVGVSSYSGVQLEAAQEITRRESFAPITIHQPYYNMLGRTIEADLLPHTDRASIGVIAFCPLASGLLSGTKYQDGVVPPDTRPAREWASSWVASKSKDEKKRILSGLNALAHDRGQTLAQMAVAWVLRHKGMVSAVMGASRVEQVEQNVASLAKLDFSHDELARIDALTA